From a region of the Paraburkholderia hospita genome:
- a CDS encoding D-2-hydroxyacid dehydrogenase family protein produces the protein MTNSPLIKVAVLDDYQNVALKVADWSPLENRAEITVFNDHVADPAQVIERLKPFDVVCVMRERTPLTREIIERLPNLKLIASTGSGNASIDTDAAAERGVKVVHTGYSSTPTIEFTWAMILAMARHIPAENQSLREGGWQQMIGTELAGKTLGLLGLGHIGSAVGVIGRAFRMNVIAWSQNLTAERAESKGVQLVDRDTLFSASDFLSIHVRLSDRTRGLVGAEELARMKRTSRIVNTSRGPIVDTAALIAALKSGQIAGAAVDVYDTEPLQLTDPFRSLTNVLATPHIGYVAHELYQTFYGDTVRNIVEWLNQPQQPNA, from the coding sequence ATGACCAACTCGCCCCTCATCAAAGTTGCTGTCCTCGACGACTACCAGAACGTCGCGCTCAAAGTGGCGGACTGGTCACCGCTGGAGAATCGCGCGGAAATCACGGTCTTCAACGACCATGTTGCAGACCCGGCACAAGTGATCGAACGGTTGAAGCCCTTCGACGTCGTGTGCGTGATGCGCGAGCGCACGCCGCTTACGCGTGAGATCATCGAACGCCTGCCGAACCTCAAGCTGATTGCATCGACGGGTTCGGGCAACGCGTCGATCGACACGGACGCAGCGGCAGAGCGCGGCGTCAAGGTCGTCCACACGGGTTACTCGTCCACGCCGACCATCGAGTTCACATGGGCGATGATTCTCGCGATGGCACGCCATATCCCGGCCGAAAACCAATCGTTGCGCGAAGGCGGCTGGCAACAGATGATCGGCACGGAACTGGCGGGCAAGACGCTCGGCCTGCTCGGGCTTGGGCATATTGGTTCGGCCGTCGGCGTGATCGGCCGCGCGTTCAGAATGAATGTGATTGCCTGGAGCCAGAACCTGACGGCCGAGCGCGCGGAATCGAAAGGCGTACAACTGGTCGACAGGGATACCCTGTTCTCGGCTTCCGACTTCCTCTCCATCCATGTCCGCCTGAGCGACCGAACGCGGGGTCTGGTCGGTGCGGAAGAGCTAGCCAGGATGAAGCGCACGAGCCGTATCGTCAATACGTCGCGCGGTCCGATCGTCGATACGGCGGCGTTAATCGCCGCGCTAAAGAGCGGACAGATCGCAGGCGCCGCCGTCGACGTTTACGACACCGAGCCGCTCCAGCTAACGGACCCGTTTCGCTCGCTGACCAACGTGCTTGCCACGCCGCATATCGGCTATGTGGCGCATGAGTTGTATCAGACGTTCTACGGCGATACGGTCCGCAATATAGTCGAATGGCTCAATCAGCCGCAACAGCCCAATGCATGA
- a CDS encoding mannitol dehydrogenase family protein: MTANPSLCRTALNSLNDHVLGPAWRDPRIGIVHLGIGNFHRAHEAVYTEEAMLAAGGDWGICGVTLQGDVGKRDALMAQDGLYSVVERGPEGVSVTVIRALKEVLAMPHDRARLFELLADENVRIVSLTVTEKGYCRDTRTGDVDLNHAGIAHDLAHPDEPSTVPGILAASLRQRRDAGTPPFTVLSCDNLSHNGAALKQAVVSFARMLERELADWIDAHVAFPSTMVDRIVPSTTDADREAALNALHTHDAVPVPCEPFRQWVIEDRFPSGRPAWERAGAQLVDDVMPFELAKLRMLNGTHSTLAYLSMLAGFTTIDEAIAHPPLRTLIHAMMTDEIAPTLDVPPSFDVLAYRDALLARYANAALKHRTAQIAMDGSQKIPPRLLATIEARLNAGQTIERLTLAVAAWLVFLRGHADDGTRYDISDPMAARLTASVRTDPEQLVETMLAIKEVFPPELANREDFRRRLVDAVRLLQHGARQAIAIERD; the protein is encoded by the coding sequence ATGACCGCCAACCCATCGCTTTGCCGCACCGCACTCAACTCATTGAACGACCACGTGCTGGGGCCGGCGTGGCGCGATCCACGCATCGGTATCGTTCACTTGGGAATCGGTAATTTTCATCGCGCGCACGAGGCCGTTTATACGGAAGAAGCCATGCTCGCGGCGGGTGGCGACTGGGGCATCTGCGGCGTGACCTTGCAGGGCGACGTGGGCAAGCGCGATGCGTTGATGGCGCAGGACGGCTTGTATAGCGTGGTCGAACGCGGGCCCGAAGGCGTGAGCGTCACGGTGATTCGTGCGCTCAAGGAAGTGCTCGCGATGCCGCACGACCGTGCGCGTCTTTTCGAATTGCTAGCCGATGAAAACGTGCGCATCGTCTCGCTGACGGTCACCGAGAAGGGCTACTGCCGCGACACGCGAACGGGCGACGTCGACCTGAACCACGCAGGGATCGCGCACGATCTGGCGCATCCGGACGAGCCGTCCACTGTGCCTGGCATCCTCGCCGCCTCCCTCAGACAAAGACGCGATGCCGGCACGCCGCCCTTCACTGTGCTGTCGTGCGACAACCTCTCGCACAACGGCGCGGCCTTGAAGCAGGCGGTCGTGTCGTTTGCACGCATGCTCGAGCGTGAACTCGCCGACTGGATCGACGCGCATGTCGCGTTTCCGTCGACGATGGTGGACCGCATCGTGCCCTCCACCACCGACGCCGACCGCGAAGCGGCGCTGAACGCATTACATACCCACGACGCCGTGCCCGTGCCATGCGAGCCGTTTCGCCAATGGGTGATCGAAGACCGCTTTCCGTCGGGACGCCCCGCGTGGGAACGAGCCGGCGCACAACTCGTCGATGACGTGATGCCGTTCGAACTCGCCAAGCTGCGCATGCTCAACGGCACGCATTCGACGCTCGCGTATCTGTCGATGCTCGCGGGCTTCACGACCATCGACGAAGCGATCGCCCATCCGCCTCTGAGAACACTGATCCACGCGATGATGACGGACGAAATCGCGCCGACGCTCGACGTGCCGCCTTCATTCGACGTGCTCGCCTATCGTGACGCACTGCTCGCGCGTTATGCGAATGCGGCGCTCAAGCATCGCACCGCGCAGATCGCGATGGACGGCAGCCAGAAGATTCCTCCTCGGCTGCTCGCAACGATCGAGGCGCGTTTGAACGCAGGGCAAACGATCGAACGGCTCACGCTGGCCGTCGCGGCATGGCTCGTGTTCCTGCGCGGACACGCCGACGACGGGACGCGTTATGACATCAGCGATCCGATGGCTGCACGCCTCACGGCGAGTGTCCGTACCGATCCGGAGCAACTCGTCGAAACGATGCTGGCGATCAAGGAGGTGTTCCCGCCCGAACTGGCGAACCGGGAGGATTTCCGGCGACGGCTGGTGGACGCTGTCAGGCTGCTACAGCACGGCGCACGACAAGCCATCGCGATCGAGCGCGACTGA
- a CDS encoding LysR family transcriptional regulator, with the protein MKLDPVSLKLFVRVVEEGTIASAAELEHIAAPAVSKRLRELEELFGTPLLTRTNKGITPTAAGVRLSILARDVLDDMRNIVLQMKAYSDGLRGSVRVLVNISAISTFMPPIVKSFSERYPDINISLIERDSLAITEGISENVAEIGVFTRLPYSADIEVHPFRTDELKVLVPSRHPLANRRHVTFAETLDHEHVVLRAGTHLRFQMLTEANRVGKTLRAKVEVSSYDALCKMVQVGMGVGILPAGNADLYRLPGTRTLKLDEPWAKRELVVCVRRADALSPVARLFFEHLRASN; encoded by the coding sequence TTGAAGCTTGATCCCGTTTCTCTCAAGCTGTTCGTGCGCGTCGTGGAAGAAGGCACGATCGCCAGTGCGGCCGAGCTCGAGCACATCGCCGCACCGGCCGTGAGCAAGCGCCTCAGGGAGCTCGAAGAACTGTTCGGCACGCCGCTGCTCACGCGCACGAACAAGGGCATCACGCCGACGGCGGCGGGCGTCAGACTGTCGATACTCGCACGCGATGTGCTGGACGACATGCGCAATATCGTCCTGCAAATGAAGGCGTATTCGGACGGTCTGCGTGGATCGGTGCGCGTGCTCGTCAACATCTCGGCGATTTCGACCTTCATGCCGCCCATCGTCAAGTCGTTCAGCGAGCGCTATCCGGACATCAATATCTCGCTGATCGAGCGAGACAGTCTCGCGATCACCGAGGGCATTTCGGAAAACGTCGCGGAGATCGGCGTCTTTACAAGGCTGCCGTATAGCGCCGATATCGAGGTCCATCCGTTTCGCACCGACGAATTAAAGGTGCTCGTCCCGTCCCGTCATCCGCTGGCGAACCGCCGGCATGTCACATTCGCGGAAACGCTCGACCATGAGCATGTGGTGCTTCGCGCGGGCACACATCTGCGCTTCCAGATGCTCACGGAGGCGAACCGGGTGGGAAAAACATTGCGGGCGAAGGTCGAAGTGTCGTCGTATGACGCGCTGTGCAAGATGGTGCAGGTAGGCATGGGTGTCGGCATCCTGCCCGCGGGCAACGCGGACCTGTACCGGTTGCCCGGCACGCGCACGCTGAAGCTCGATGAGCCATGGGCGAAGCGCGAGCTGGTCGTATGCGTGCGCCGGGCCGACGCGCTGTCACCCGTTGCGCGGCTCTTTTTCGAGCATCTTCGCGCGAGCAACTGA